One segment of Saccharospirillaceae bacterium DNA contains the following:
- a CDS encoding penicillin-binding protein activator LpoB codes for MLKQVSTLSAIAKVTAATLLGASVLLSAGCATKVSRISASEEVALSDRWNAKDSELVANEMIEDMLSFPWARDFEMDNSRRPTVIISRIRNKSHEHIAIDTFTNDIKRAIIRSGRADFVAGGEEREAIREERRDQELNARNAAAQGQENAADFALSGAVNSIVDQVGDDRVTFYQVDMKLIDMESNREVWNGQKKIQKLQEKSSFGF; via the coding sequence ATGCTGAAACAAGTCTCGACTCTGTCTGCCATTGCTAAAGTAACTGCGGCTACCTTGTTAGGCGCTTCCGTTCTGCTGTCTGCAGGCTGCGCGACTAAGGTTTCGCGCATCTCTGCCAGCGAAGAAGTCGCGCTGTCTGATCGCTGGAACGCCAAGGACTCTGAGCTGGTTGCCAATGAAATGATCGAAGACATGCTGTCTTTCCCATGGGCGCGTGATTTCGAAATGGATAACAGCCGTCGTCCAACCGTCATCATTTCCCGTATCCGCAACAAATCTCATGAGCATATCGCAATCGATACTTTCACTAACGACATTAAGCGCGCCATCATTCGCTCTGGTCGAGCCGATTTTGTTGCCGGTGGCGAAGAGCGTGAAGCGATACGTGAAGAACGCCGTGATCAGGAACTGAATGCCCGTAACGCTGCAGCGCAGGGTCAGGAAAACGCAGCCGATTTTGCTCTGTCTGGTGCTGTGAATTCCATTGTTGATCAGGTCGGTGATGATCGTGTGACCTTTTATCAGGTTGATATGAAATTGATCGACATGGAATCGAACCGTGAAGTATGGAATGGTCAGAAGAAGATCCAGAAGCTGCAGGAAAAATCTTCTTTCGGTTTCTAA